A single Nycticebus coucang isolate mNycCou1 chromosome 16, mNycCou1.pri, whole genome shotgun sequence DNA region contains:
- the TTC14 gene encoding tetratricopeptide repeat protein 14 isoform X2, which translates to MDRDLLRQSLNCHGSSLLSLLRSEQQDNPHFRSLLGSAAEPTRGPPPYLQLQGRKEKRFDNIEIQKFISKKADLLFALSWKSDAPATSEINEDNEDHYAVMPPLEQFMEIPSMDRRELFFRDIERGDIVIGRISSIREFGFFMVLICLGSGIMRDISHLEITALCPLRDVPSHSNHGDPLSYYQTGDIIRAGIKDIDRYHEKLAVSLYNSSLPPHLSGIKLGVISAEELPLYYRRSIELNSNSLESYENMMQSSLGFANPGVVEFLLEKLGIDESNPPSLMRGLQSKNFSEDDFASALRKKQSASWALKCVKIGVDYFKVGRHVDAMNEYNKALEIDKQNVEALVARGALYATKGSLNKAIEDFELALENCPTHRNARKYLCQTLVERGGQLEEEEKFLNAESYYKKALALDETFKDAEDALQKLHKYMQIKEEKKKINIFLFKWFFC; encoded by the exons ATGGACCGGGACCTTCTGCGGCAGTCGCTGAATTGCCACGGGTCGTCTTTACTCTCCCTGCTCCGGAGCGAACAGCAGGACAATCCACACTTCCGGAGCCTCCTGGGGTCGGCGGCCGAGCCCACTCGGGGCCCGCCGCCCTACCTGCAGTTACAGGGCAG gaaagagaagagatttgataatatagaaatacaaaaatttatttctaaaaaggcAGATTTGCTTTTTGCTCTTTCCTGGAAATCAGATGCACCTGCAACTTCTGAGATAAATGAAGACAACGAAG ATCATTATGCAGTCATGCCACCTTTAGAACAGTTCATGGAGATACCTAGTATGGATCGTCGAGAGCTGTTTTTCAGGGATATTGAGCGTGGTGATATAGTAATTGGAAGAATTAGTTCCATTCGGGAATTTGGTTTTTTCATGGTGTTGATCTGTTTAGGAAGTGGCATCATGAGAGATATATCCCACTTAGAAATCACT GCTCTTTGTCCATTAAGAGATGTGCCTTCTCATAGTAATCACGGAGATCCTTTATCATATTACCAAACTGGTGACATCATTCGAG ctggaaTCAAGGATATTGACAGATACCATGAAAAGCTTGCAGTGTCTCTGTATAACTCATCTCTTCCACCACACCTGTCTGGTATTAAATTAGGTGTAATTAGTGCTGAAGAGCTTCCTTTGTACTACAG gagaagtaTTGAACTGAATAGCAATTCTTTGGAATCCTACGAAAATATGATGCAGAGTTCCTTAGGATTTGCTAATCCAGGAGTAGTTGAATTCCTTCTAGAAAAACTAGGAATAGATGAATCTAATCCACCATCTTTAATGAGAGGCCTGCAAAG caaaaatttctctgaagatgatttTGCTTCAGCTTTGAGAAAGAAACAGTCGGCATCTTGGGCTTTAAAATG TGTGAAGATCGGAGTTGATTATTTTAAGGTTGGACGTCATGTGGATGCTATGAATGAATACAACAAAGCTCTGGAAATAGATAAACAAAACGTGGAAGCTTTGGTAGCTCGTGGAGCACT GTATGCAACAAAAGGAAGTCTGAACAAAGCAATAGAAGATTTTGAGCTTGCATTAGAAAACTGTCCAACTCACAGGAATGCAAGAAAATACCTCTGCCAGACACTTGTGGAAAGAGGAGGGCA attagaagaagaagaaaagtttttaaatgctGAAAGTTACTATAAGAAAGCTTTGGCTTTGGATGAGACTTTTAAAGATGCAGAGGATGCTTTGCAGAAACTTCATAAATATATGCAG attaaagaagaaaagaagaaaatcaacatctTCCTCTTCAAGTGGTTCTTCTGCTGA
- the TTC14 gene encoding tetratricopeptide repeat protein 14 isoform X1, whose translation MDRDLLRQSLNCHGSSLLSLLRSEQQDNPHFRSLLGSAAEPTRGPPPYLQLQGRKEKRFDNIEIQKFISKKADLLFALSWKSDAPATSEINEDNEDHYAVMPPLEQFMEIPSMDRRELFFRDIERGDIVIGRISSIREFGFFMVLICLGSGIMRDISHLEITALCPLRDVPSHSNHGDPLSYYQTGDIIRAGIKDIDRYHEKLAVSLYNSSLPPHLSGIKLGVISAEELPLYYRRSIELNSNSLESYENMMQSSLGFANPGVVEFLLEKLGIDESNPPSLMRGLQSKNFSEDDFASALRKKQSASWALKCVKIGVDYFKVGRHVDAMNEYNKALEIDKQNVEALVARGALYATKGSLNKAIEDFELALENCPTHRNARKYLCQTLVERGGQLEEEEKFLNAESYYKKALALDETFKDAEDALQKLHKYMQKSLELREKQAEKEEKQKTKKIETSAEKLRKLLKEEKRLKKKRRKSTSSSSSGSSADESLSSSSSSSSSSSSHKRHKKRKRNRSEPSRSYKRHSSRAPSSQIDQNRKDESYPVPTNTSASFLNHKQEVEKLLEKQDRLPYQKTQMKEKDRCPLSSSSFEIPDDLGGRSEDLRDFYDSYKTQACSSKTEKPYKSERHFSSRRNSSDSFCRNSEDKVKTYGYRRFEKDIEERKEHYRKWEPGSVRSSTSPANSDNSWKSVEKYKKYTYSGSRDFNRYEQRCRLNTNQVHYEREDNYGEDFKTEVSEEDELHSKEHSESKVKKNLPQNLLNIFNQIAEFEKEKGSKPKN comes from the exons ATGGACCGGGACCTTCTGCGGCAGTCGCTGAATTGCCACGGGTCGTCTTTACTCTCCCTGCTCCGGAGCGAACAGCAGGACAATCCACACTTCCGGAGCCTCCTGGGGTCGGCGGCCGAGCCCACTCGGGGCCCGCCGCCCTACCTGCAGTTACAGGGCAG gaaagagaagagatttgataatatagaaatacaaaaatttatttctaaaaaggcAGATTTGCTTTTTGCTCTTTCCTGGAAATCAGATGCACCTGCAACTTCTGAGATAAATGAAGACAACGAAG ATCATTATGCAGTCATGCCACCTTTAGAACAGTTCATGGAGATACCTAGTATGGATCGTCGAGAGCTGTTTTTCAGGGATATTGAGCGTGGTGATATAGTAATTGGAAGAATTAGTTCCATTCGGGAATTTGGTTTTTTCATGGTGTTGATCTGTTTAGGAAGTGGCATCATGAGAGATATATCCCACTTAGAAATCACT GCTCTTTGTCCATTAAGAGATGTGCCTTCTCATAGTAATCACGGAGATCCTTTATCATATTACCAAACTGGTGACATCATTCGAG ctggaaTCAAGGATATTGACAGATACCATGAAAAGCTTGCAGTGTCTCTGTATAACTCATCTCTTCCACCACACCTGTCTGGTATTAAATTAGGTGTAATTAGTGCTGAAGAGCTTCCTTTGTACTACAG gagaagtaTTGAACTGAATAGCAATTCTTTGGAATCCTACGAAAATATGATGCAGAGTTCCTTAGGATTTGCTAATCCAGGAGTAGTTGAATTCCTTCTAGAAAAACTAGGAATAGATGAATCTAATCCACCATCTTTAATGAGAGGCCTGCAAAG caaaaatttctctgaagatgatttTGCTTCAGCTTTGAGAAAGAAACAGTCGGCATCTTGGGCTTTAAAATG TGTGAAGATCGGAGTTGATTATTTTAAGGTTGGACGTCATGTGGATGCTATGAATGAATACAACAAAGCTCTGGAAATAGATAAACAAAACGTGGAAGCTTTGGTAGCTCGTGGAGCACT GTATGCAACAAAAGGAAGTCTGAACAAAGCAATAGAAGATTTTGAGCTTGCATTAGAAAACTGTCCAACTCACAGGAATGCAAGAAAATACCTCTGCCAGACACTTGTGGAAAGAGGAGGGCA attagaagaagaagaaaagtttttaaatgctGAAAGTTACTATAAGAAAGCTTTGGCTTTGGATGAGACTTTTAAAGATGCAGAGGATGCTTTGCAGAAACTTCATAAATATATGCAG AAATCTTTGGAATTAAGAGAAAAACAagctgaaaaggaagaaaagcagaaaacaaagaaaatagaaacaagtgCAGAAAAGTTGCGTAAGCTcttaaaagaggagaaaag attaaagaagaaaagaagaaaatcaacatctTCCTCTTCAAGTGGTTCTTCTGCTGATGAATCACTTTCTTCTTCATCGTCCTcgtcctcttcctcttccagccACAAAAGGCATAAGAAACGTAAGAGGAACCGCTCAGAGCCTTCTCGCAGTTACAAAAGGCATTCGTCTAGGGCGCCCTCAAGTCAGATAGATCAGAATAGGAAAGACGAGTCCTACCCAGTTCCAACGAATACGTCAGCATCTTTTCTTAACCATAAACAAGAAGTGGAAAAACTACTGGAAAAGCAGGATAGGTTACCGTATCAAAAgacacagatgaaagaaaaagatagatgCCCTCTCTCTTCATCTTCATTTGAAATACCGGATGATCTTGGAGGTAGGTCTGAAGATCTGAGAGACTTTTATGACAGCTATAAAACCCAGGCATGTAGTAGCAAAACAGAAAAGCCATATAAATCAGAAAGACATTTTTCCAGTAGAAGAAATTCCTCAGATTCCTTCTGTAGGAATTCAGAGGATAAGGTGAAAACTTACGGTTATAGGAGATTTGAAAAGGatatagaggaaagaaaagagcacTATAGAAAGTGGGAGCCGGGTTCCGTGAGGTCTTCCACTTCGCCAGCAAACTCAGACAACTCTTGGAAGTcagttgaaaaatacaaaaaatacactTACTCTGGATCACGTGATTTCAATAGATATGAACAAAGGTGTCGATTAAATACAAATCAAGTACACTATGAAAGAGAGGACAATTATGGGGAGGATTTCAAAACAGAGGTTTCAGAAGAAGATGAACTACACAGCAAAGAGCATTCAGaaagcaaagttaaaaaaaatttacctcaGAATTTACTCAACATATTTAATCAGATAGctgaatttgagaaagaaaaaggaagtaagCCAAAAAATTAA